From Xylanibacter oryzae DSM 17970, a single genomic window includes:
- a CDS encoding tagaturonate reductase: MEKLKDLNKRTAPKSVMPEKVIQFGEGNFLRAFVDWIIWNMNQKTDFNGSVVVVQPIEKGMVDWLNGQDCLYHVNLQGLDGGKPVNSLTRIDVISRALNPYSQNAAFMALADQPEIRFVISNTTEAGIAFNPECKLEDAPASSYPGKLTQLLYRRYQTFNGDPTKGLIIFPCELIFLNGHHLKDCIEKYIELWKLPEGFKKWFEECCGVYATLVDRIVPGFPRKEIKDIQQKISYADNLVVQAEIFHLWVIEAPKEIAKEFPADKAGLHVLFVPSEAPYHERKVTLLNGPHTVLSPVAFLSGINIVRDACKDPFVGKYIHKVQFEELMETLNLPKEELEKFAGDVLERFMNPFVDHQVTSIMLNSFPKYQTRDLPGVKTYLERKGVLPEGLVFGLAAIITYYKGGKRADGTEIVPNDAEDIMELLKNLWATGDTQKVTDGVLSATSIWGEDINKIKGLNALVKKDLDLIQSVGMLEAVKTIL; this comes from the coding sequence ATGGAAAAACTTAAAGATCTTAACAAAAGAACTGCTCCTAAGAGTGTTATGCCTGAAAAGGTTATACAATTCGGCGAAGGTAATTTTCTTCGTGCGTTTGTAGACTGGATAATTTGGAATATGAATCAGAAAACTGATTTTAATGGTTCTGTGGTAGTAGTTCAACCTATTGAAAAAGGTATGGTTGACTGGTTGAATGGGCAAGATTGCCTTTATCATGTAAACCTTCAAGGACTTGACGGAGGAAAACCAGTAAACAGCCTTACACGTATTGATGTAATAAGCCGTGCCCTTAATCCATATTCACAAAATGCTGCTTTCATGGCATTAGCAGATCAGCCAGAAATTCGTTTTGTTATTTCTAACACAACAGAGGCTGGTATAGCTTTTAATCCTGAATGCAAACTAGAAGACGCTCCTGCTTCATCATATCCAGGTAAACTAACTCAGTTGCTGTATCGCCGTTACCAAACATTTAATGGTGATCCTACAAAGGGACTTATAATATTTCCATGCGAATTGATTTTCTTAAATGGTCATCATCTTAAGGACTGCATCGAAAAGTATATTGAATTATGGAAACTTCCTGAAGGTTTCAAAAAATGGTTTGAAGAATGCTGTGGTGTATACGCAACATTAGTTGACCGTATAGTTCCAGGATTTCCACGCAAAGAAATTAAAGATATACAACAAAAGATAAGCTATGCAGACAATCTAGTTGTTCAAGCAGAGATTTTCCATCTATGGGTTATCGAAGCTCCTAAAGAGATTGCAAAGGAATTTCCTGCTGACAAAGCTGGTTTACATGTATTGTTTGTACCATCAGAAGCTCCATATCATGAGAGAAAGGTAACTCTACTGAATGGGCCACACACAGTATTGAGTCCCGTTGCTTTTCTAAGCGGAATCAACATTGTAAGAGATGCATGTAAAGATCCATTTGTGGGCAAATATATACATAAAGTTCAATTTGAAGAGTTAATGGAAACTTTAAATCTACCAAAAGAAGAACTAGAAAAATTTGCCGGTGACGTACTTGAACGCTTTATGAATCCATTTGTAGATCATCAAGTTACAAGTATAATGCTAAATTCTTTCCCTAAATATCAAACACGAGATCTTCCAGGAGTAAAAACATATTTGGAACGTAAAGGAGTGCTTCCTGAAGGCTTAGTTTTTGGTTTGGCAGCTATAATAACATACTATAAAGGTGGAAAACGCGCAGACGGGACAGAAATAGTTCCTAATGATGCAGAAGATATTATGGAGCTACTCAAAAATCTATGGGCTACAGGTGATACTCAAAAAGTTACAGACGGTGTACTATCTGCAACATCTATTTGGGGTGAAGACATAAATAAAATTAAAGGACTTAACGCACTTGTGAAAAAAGACTTAGACTTGATCCAGTCTGTTGGCATGCTTGAGGCTGTGAAAACTATTCTATAA